In Leptidea sinapis chromosome 41, ilLepSina1.1, whole genome shotgun sequence, the following are encoded in one genomic region:
- the LOC126976514 gene encoding intraflagellar transport protein 22 homolog, protein MKSQKLKILMMGPSESGKTLISNIISESTNNEELGTQRPTQGVRILEFDTSVMTHSGNNIKIDIELWDCSGDHKFESCWPALRAGADGVILVCSPNTASVASRELELFYNYFVSQPKLTSKQCVVFYNNLEDQDDFDLLNLSSTFSRVSRATVNLKTGRDRLKTDFNNFVVSVVQSTHREDIN, encoded by the exons ATGAAATctcaaaaattgaaaatattaatgatgGGACCATCTGAA AGCGGCAAGACATtgatatcaaatataatatcgGAATCAACAAACAACGAGGAATTAGGGACGCAAAGGCCGACCCAAGGTGTGAGGATTCTTGAGTTTGACACATCTGTTATGACCCATagtggaaataatattaaaatcgataTTGAGTTGTGGGATTGTAGCGGCGATcacaa GTTTGAGTCGTGTTGGCCTGCGTTACGAGCAGGTGCTGACGGAGTTATTCTTGTGTGTTCACCAAATACAGCAAGTGTGGCTTCTAGAGAATTAGAACTGTTCTATAACTATTTCGTATCGCAACCGAAACTTACTTCGAAACAATGCGTTGTGTTTTACAACAATCTAGAGGATCAAGATGATTTCGACCTGCTGAATTTGT cgTCTACATTCTCAAGGGTATCGAGAGCAACAGTCAATTTAAAAACGGGAAGAGATAGACTAAAAACAGACTTCAACAATTTTGTAGTTTCAGTTGTGCAGTCAACTCACAGAgaagatattaattaa